The sequence GAAAACCGCGGCGGGCGGCGATGGGGCGGCTGGCGGCAGGGAACGAAGCGGACCTGATCCAGCCCCAGAGCTTCCTGCACTTCCAGGGCGGTGCGCAGATGACCGTAGTGGACCGGATCGAAGGTGCCGCCGTAGATCCCGATCATTCAGGTGCGGATCTGGCCGTCGCCGAGCACGACAAACTTCTGCGTCGTCAGCCCCTCCAACCCCACCGGACCGCGGGCGTGCAGCTTGTCGGTGCTGATGCCGATCTCCGCCCCCAGGCCGTATTCGAAGCCGTCGGCGAAGCGGGTGGAGGCGTTGACCATCACCGAACTGGAATCCACCTCGCGCAGGAAGCGGCGGGCGCGGCTGTAGTCCTCGGTGACGATGGCGTCGGTATGCCCGGAGCCGTAGCGGTTGATGTGGTCGATGGCCTGATCCAGACCGTCCACCACCCGGATGGCGAGAATCGGCGCCAGATATTCGGCGCGCCAGTCGTCCTCGGTGGCGGGGCGGCAGTCGATGATTTCCCGGGTGCACGCACAGCCGCGCAGCTCCACCCCATGGCGGGCGTATTCCTCGGCCAGGCGCGGCAGCAGTTCGGCTGCGACCGCCTCGTGCACCAGCAGCGTCTCCATGGCGTTGCAGACCCCGTAGCGCTGGGTCTTGGCGTTGACGGCGATGCGGACGGCCTTGTCGGCATCGGCGCGCTCGTCGAGATAGACGTGGCAGACCCCGTCCAGGTGCTTGATGACCGGGATGCGCGACTCGGCGACGATACGCTCGATCAGGCCCTTGCCGCCGCGGGGGACGATGACGTCCACGTACCGGTCCAGCTGCAGCAGTTCCCCCACCGCCGCGCGGTCGGTGGTTTCCACCACCTGCACCGCCGTCTGCGGCAGGCCGGCGGTTTCCAGACCGGTGCGGATGCAGGCCGCCAGGGCCTGATTGGAGTGGATCGCCTCGCTGCCGCCGCGGAGGATGCAGGCGTTGCCCGCCTTCAGGCACAGGCCGGCGGCATCGACGGTGACGTTGGGGCGGGACTCGTAGATGATGCCGATCACCCCCAGCGGCACCCGCATCCGGCCCACCTGGATGCCGGAGGGACGGTACTTGAGGTCGCTGATCTCCCCGACCGGATCGGGTAGGGCGGCGATCTGGCGCAGGCCCTCGGCCATGGCGGCGATGCGGGCGTCGGTCAGGGTCAGACGGTCGAGCAGCGCCTCGCTCAGGCCGCGTTCGCGCCCGGCGATCAGATCGCGCTGGTTTTCCATCTGGATGCGCTCGCGGCCGGCCTCGATGGCCTCGGCCATCGCCAGCAGGGCGTCGTTCTTGGCCCCGGTGGCGGCCCGGGCCACGGCGGTGGATGCCTCGCGGGCCTGGCGGCCCACGGTCTGCATGTAGGCGTGGATGTCGTCGATGGTCATGGCTCACTCGCTTCGCTGGTCATCATGGGAATCTCACCGCTGGCCAGGGTCAGGCACAGAGCGCGCAGCCCTTCCCAGGGATCGCCCGCCGCCTGACCCTTGATGCAGGCGTCGATCCGGGCCGCCAGCCGCAGCGCCCGGTGCAGCAACGCCGGCGCCAGGCGCTGGCAGGCCGCCTCCAGCCGCGGCCGGCGCCGGGCCCATATCCCCAGGCGCCGGCAGCTTTCGGCCACCGGCAGGCCCCGGCGGCGGTCGTCCTGCAAGGCCAGCAGGGTGCGGATTTCACGGGTGACCGACCATAATACCACGGCGGGGACCGTCCCTTCCGCCCGCAAAGTGCTCAGGATGCGGTCACAGCGTCCCGGCTGGCCGGCCAGCCAGGCTTCCGTCAGGTCGAAGACGTCGAAACGGGCGCTGTCGGCGACCATCCGCGCCAGGTCTTCGGCCCCGATGGCGGTTTCGCCGCAGAGGACATGAAGCTTGTCGATCTCCTGGGCCGCCGCCAGCAGGTTGCCCTCGGTGCGCAGGGCCAGCAGCTGCAGGGCGTCGCCGCTCAAGCGCAGGCCGCAGGCATTGGCGCGGCGCTGGAGCCAGGCCAAAAGATCGCGGCCGTGCAGGGTGCGGGTCTGCACCGCCAGGCCGATCCTTTCCAGCTTCTGGAACCATTTGGCCCGTAGCGCCGCCGGCGGGGCGTTTTCCAACACCAGCAGCAGGATCGTGTCCGGCGGCGGGGCGTCGCCGTAGCGCCCCAGCACCCGGGCGCCCTCCTGGCCCACCTTGCCCTCCGGAACGCGCACGTCGAGCAGGCGGCTGCTGGCGAACAGGGACAGCGCCTCGGTTTCGGCCGCCAGGTCGTTCCAGTCGAATCCCGGCAGGACGCTGAAGACCCGGCGCTCCCCGATACCGTGCCGGCGGCAGGCGCGGCGGATGGCGTCGGCGGCTTCGGTCAGCTGCAGCGGCTCGTCGCCGTAGAGCAGATAGACCGGCGCCAGTTCTTGCTTCAGCCGGGAAGCCAGCTGGGGATAGTCAATCCGCATGTTCCAGGGCGCGCTGCAGGCGCCGCAGCAGGGTCCGGGCCGCCTCGCGGCGCATCTCCTCGCGGATCAGGCTTTCCTCCTCGGCCTTGCCGATGGCCTGCAGTTGGGTATTGAGATAGATGCGCCGCAGGGTGATGCTCTGAAGCGGCAGCAGCGGCTTGCCGTCCGCCGTGCGGGCCTCGAAGCGGACCTGATAGATCAGCTCGAATTCGATGGCCTTGCCGTGTTCGTCCAGGGACACCACCTGGCGGCGCTGGTCGATGCCGTGGATGATCACCACGCTGCCGGCCTGGGCCGGATCGCCCGTCAGCCGTCCTCCCGCCAGATCCAGCAACATGGCCAGATCGCGGGCGAAGGGATCATCAAGGCCGATTCCCTGCAGGGCGACGACCCGTTTGTCCGGCGGCAGCTCGACCGCCCCGCGCAGGTGGAAACCACACCCCGTCAACAGCAGGGCAATGAGCAACGGCATGAGACGCATCACGGTGCAATATCCCACTTCATGGACAAAACCGTATAATACCCGCTTTTAATCGACAGGCCAGCGACCGTGAGCCACCCGCAAACCTTCCAGGAACTGATCCTCGCCCTCCAGGACTACTGGGGCCGCCAGGGCTGCGCCATCCTCCAGCCCATGGACATGGAGGTGGGCGCCGGCACCTTCCATCCCGGCACCTTCCTGCGCGCCATCGGCCCCGAGCCCTGGCGCACCGCCTACGTCCAGCCCTCGCGCCGCCCCACCGACGGCCGTTATGGCGAGAACCCCAACCGGCTGCAGCACTATTACCAGTTCCAGGTGCTGCTCAAGCCCTCGCCGCTGGAAATCCAGGACCTGTATCTCCGCTCCCTGGAGGAATTGGGCTTCGATCTTCTGGAGCACGACGTCCGCTTCGTCGAGGACAACTGGGAGTCTCCCACCCTCGGGGCCTGGGGTCTGGGCTGGGAGGTGTGGCTCGACGGCATGGAGATCACCCAGTTTACCTACTTCCAGCAGGTGGGCGGGCTCGACTGCCGTCCCGTGTCCGGCGAGATCACCTACGGCCTGGAACGCATCGCCATGGTGCTGCAAGCGGTCGAAAGCGTCTTCGATCTGGTCTGGGCCAGAAACGGCGACCAGGTCATCACCTACGGCGATGTGTTCCACCAGAACGAGGTGGAGATGTCGGCCTACAACTTCGAATACGCCGACGTGGATTTCCTGCTGCGCGCCTTCGACCATTACGAGGCCGAATGCAAGAAATTGCTGCAAGCCGAACTCCCCCTGCCGGCCTACGACCAGGTCCTCAAGGCTTCCCACACCTTCAACCTGCTTGACGCCCGTCACGCCCTGTCGGTGACCGAACGCCAGCGCTACATCCTGCGGGTGCGGGAACTGGCCCGCGGGGTCGCCCACGCCTATTACGAGCGCCGCAAAGCGCTGGGGTTCCCCATGTTGCGGGGGGAAACGGCATGATGCCGGTCCCGGAGCGGGGGTCGGGTACGGGTTTTCGGGGACGCAGTGAATCCTTCCCTGGAGGCTTGAACGCGGCCGTACAGGCCGCGTACACCCCGAAAACCCGTACCCGACCCCCTTCATGTGCATGACCCTAAGACACCATCTTTGAGGATTGGTATGAACACCCGCGACCTGCTGTTCGAACTGGGCACCGAGGAGCTGCCGCCCAAGGCCCTGCATCGCCTGATGACCGCCCTGCGCGACGAAACCGCTTCCCGTCTGG comes from Methylomarinovum caldicuralii and encodes:
- the lptE gene encoding LPS assembly lipoprotein LptE translates to MPLLIALLLTGCGFHLRGAVELPPDKRVVALQGIGLDDPFARDLAMLLDLAGGRLTGDPAQAGSVVIIHGIDQRRQVVSLDEHGKAIEFELIYQVRFEARTADGKPLLPLQSITLRRIYLNTQLQAIGKAEEESLIREEMRREAARTLLRRLQRALEHAD
- the glyQ gene encoding glycine--tRNA ligase subunit alpha; the protein is MSHPQTFQELILALQDYWGRQGCAILQPMDMEVGAGTFHPGTFLRAIGPEPWRTAYVQPSRRPTDGRYGENPNRLQHYYQFQVLLKPSPLEIQDLYLRSLEELGFDLLEHDVRFVEDNWESPTLGAWGLGWEVWLDGMEITQFTYFQQVGGLDCRPVSGEITYGLERIAMVLQAVESVFDLVWARNGDQVITYGDVFHQNEVEMSAYNFEYADVDFLLRAFDHYEAECKKLLQAELPLPAYDQVLKASHTFNLLDARHALSVTERQRYILRVRELARGVAHAYYERRKALGFPMLRGETA
- a CDS encoding glutamate-5-semialdehyde dehydrogenase, producing MTIDDIHAYMQTVGRQAREASTAVARAATGAKNDALLAMAEAIEAGRERIQMENQRDLIAGRERGLSEALLDRLTLTDARIAAMAEGLRQIAALPDPVGEISDLKYRPSGIQVGRMRVPLGVIGIIYESRPNVTVDAAGLCLKAGNACILRGGSEAIHSNQALAACIRTGLETAGLPQTAVQVVETTDRAAVGELLQLDRYVDVIVPRGGKGLIERIVAESRIPVIKHLDGVCHVYLDERADADKAVRIAVNAKTQRYGVCNAMETLLVHEAVAAELLPRLAEEYARHGVELRGCACTREIIDCRPATEDDWRAEYLAPILAIRVVDGLDQAIDHINRYGSGHTDAIVTEDYSRARRFLREVDSSSVMVNASTRFADGFEYGLGAEIGISTDKLHARGPVGLEGLTTQKFVVLGDGQIRT
- the holA gene encoding DNA polymerase III subunit delta; the encoded protein is MRIDYPQLASRLKQELAPVYLLYGDEPLQLTEAADAIRRACRRHGIGERRVFSVLPGFDWNDLAAETEALSLFASSRLLDVRVPEGKVGQEGARVLGRYGDAPPPDTILLLVLENAPPAALRAKWFQKLERIGLAVQTRTLHGRDLLAWLQRRANACGLRLSGDALQLLALRTEGNLLAAAQEIDKLHVLCGETAIGAEDLARMVADSARFDVFDLTEAWLAGQPGRCDRILSTLRAEGTVPAVVLWSVTREIRTLLALQDDRRRGLPVAESCRRLGIWARRRPRLEAACQRLAPALLHRALRLAARIDACIKGQAAGDPWEGLRALCLTLASGEIPMMTSEASEP